The proteins below come from a single Oncorhynchus tshawytscha isolate Ot180627B linkage group LG22, Otsh_v2.0, whole genome shotgun sequence genomic window:
- the LOC112221785 gene encoding sal-like protein 4 isoform X1, whose product MRISTSGANFTTRRICKEGTKIALLFAPDGCTMSRRKQAKPQQINSDEPGSSENGVLQDGQTEENGNEVKRFRMDEMKVCNKCCAEFIDEAEFLKHQNNCTKSHEMVIMKDGEGREVPDDFSQSDFQKDHSDCQSSSNTLSKSNAVSMERMEEEPKSNSEEQPSKQDQVEMSDSPRPEMSCHQHQASSKPQDSNVTLESMPGTKVAVTQHSSNSGLNNCKSPQASQEALQAIPVILEQLVALQQQQLQQIQLTEQIRIQVSMMAPQSLHSALGAAVDPLKALGVHLSQQLSAAAALIGKRTGNQSLSLESLKQGKLPLSNGIPTSLARGMGPMPFKADMLKGLPDMANHLPAILPHSTGSVVYQSPLTSLSSGMDPSKKVKSKIPNMPESKNGSGGDSMYKHKCKYCGKTFGNDSALQIHLRSHTGERPFKCNICGNRFTTKGNLKVHFQRHKEKYPYIRMNPHPVPEHLDNIPTSSGIPYGMSMPIEESNMVDMKPMLGLPSPGFHPSVLQGFKPSFDCFRSDPFSQRASSGGDCVSISSNMFNHEMGSDQDHQVSKELMGALHHMNGKGLPGDHNSSETAKLQQMVDGLEKRTNDPNECYICHRVLSCQSSLKMHYRTHTGERPYKCKICGRAFSTNGNLKAHYGVHRANTPLKMQHSCPICQKKFTNAVVLQQHIRMHMGGQIPNTPMPETQLEGLEEIDSSLPDEKSMDTNGFECMVDQDAELDSQEKPTDTSDSLAPSFSEEPHQPNQDPPSSMFSSIAAQENHMKNLTLALNLQRQSGTASECDGVPPKESPSAAECIREHEYRNGCSPDISDSVSFHSSSPVNALAAAYMAKSPESAIPEDYTRNEPRTDSDSSSQDANGALDLTAPSFTQRNIKEEPGLPFTNREYAPSHLPPFMRVPPSLVKLERQIPPESSMGMGPLFVSQMPQGVGGQPRDGSSAHRRSSKQHLCNSCGKNFSSASALQIHERTHTGEKPFGCTICGRAFTTKGNLKVHVGTHMWNSSARRGQRLSLDNPMALMAMSSESGNMMPEMMPSPRELGPPPPMNFDQSLWSQYTAAFTNGLSMKTNEISVIQNGGMPGSLAGGPTVCSTGGLMEMDGSHSGLPATMAEMERNGSECVARSQFQHFMEEGKIAVN is encoded by the exons ATGCGCATTTCTACTTCAGGGGCTAATTTTACAACCCGAAGAATTTGTAAAGAAGGGACGAAAATTGCGTTACTATTTGCTCCCGATGGTTGCACCATGTCGAGGCGCAAGCAAGCTAAGCCACAGCAAATCAATTCCGATGAGCCCGGTTCGTCAGAAAATG GTGTTCTACAAGACGGTCAAACTGAAGAGAATGGGAATGAGGTGAAGAGGTTTAGAATGGATGAGATGAAGGTCTGCAACAAATGTTGTGCTGAATTCATCGATGAGGCGGAGTTTTTAAAACATCAGAATAATTGCACTAAAAGTCATGAGATGGTCATCAtgaaagatggagaggggagagaagtacCAGATGACTTCTCACAGAGTGACTTTCAGAAAGACCACAGTGACTGCCAGTCCAGCAGTAATACTCTGTCAAAGTCCAATGCAGTGTCTATGGAAAGGATGGAGGAAGAACCAAAATCAAACAGTGAGGAACAACCATCCAAACAAGACCAGGTGGAGATGTCTGACAGTCCCAGGCCTGAGATGAGTTGCCATCAGCACCAAGCCTCATCCAAACCCCAAGATTCAAATGTCACCTTGGAGTCCATGCCTGGCACCAAAGTGGCTGTCACTCAGCACTCATCGAACAGTGGTTTGAACAACTGCAAGTCTCCACAGGCCTCCCAGGAAGCCTTGCAAGCCATCCCTGTGATCCTGGAACAGCTAGTGGCcctccagcagcagcagctccagcAGATCCAACTGACTGAGCAGATCCGTATCCAAGTGTCAATGATGGCTCCACAGAGCCTCCACTCGGCCCTAGGGGCAGCAGTCGACCCCCTCAAAGCCTTAGGAGTTCATCTCTCCCAGCAGCTCTCTGCTGCAGCAGCCCTGATCGGCAAGAGGACTGGCAACCAGAGCCTCTCGCTAGAGTCCCTCAAACAGGGTAAACTACCTCTGTCCAATGGCATTCCCACCTCACTGGCTCGAGGCATGGGGCCGATGCCCTTCAAAGCCGATATGTTGAAGGGGCTCCCAGACATGGCCAACCACCTACCAGCGATACTGCCTCATTCAACAGGCTCTGTGGTCTACCAAAGTCCCCTCACTAGCCTCTCATCAGGGATGGATCCCTCTAAGAAAGTAAAGAGCAAGATCCCAAATATGCCTGAGTCTAAAAATGGGTCTGGTGGCGACAGCATGTACAAGCACAAATGTAAATACTGTGGGAAAACGTTTGGGAATGACAGCGCACTCCAGATCCATTTGCGCTCGCACACTGGAGAAAGACCATTTAAATGTAACATATGTGGAAACCGTTTCACAACCAAAGGAAACCTCAAAGTGCATTTCCAAAGACACAAGGAGAAGTACCCTTACATCAGGATGAACCCACATCCTGTGCCGGAACACCTTGACAACATTCCCACCAGCAGCGGCATCCCCTACGGCATGTCAATGCCCATTGAAGAATCCAACATGGTGGACATGAAGCCAATGCTCGGCCTCCCATCTCCAGGTTTCCACCCATCAGTACTGCAGGGGTTCAAGCCTTCATTTGATTGTTTCAGGAGTGACCCGTTCTCCCAAAGAGCGTCATCGGGAGGTGACTGCGTGTCAATTTCCTCAAACATGTTCAATCACGAAATGGGCTCTGATCAGGACCACCAGGTATCTAAAGAGCTAATGGGAGCGCTGCATCACATGAATGGCAAAGGCCTTCCTGGCGACCACAACAGCTCTGAAACTGCCAAACTACAGCAAATGGTGGATGGACTGGAAAAGAGGACCAATGACCCAAACGAGTGCTACATCTGCCACCGGGTGCTCAGCTGCCAGAGCTCCTTGAAGATGCATTACCGTACGCATACGGGCGAGCGGCCCTACAAGTGTAAGATCTGTGGACGTGCCTTCTCCACCAATGGCAACCTCAAAGCTCATTACGGTGTTCATCGGGCAAACACGCCCCTCAAGATGCAGCACTCTTGCCCCATCTGCCAGAAGAAGTTCACCAATGCGGTGGTTCTTCAGCAGCACATCCGCATGCACATGGGAGGCCAGATCCCTAACACCCCCATGCCAGAGACCCAGCTCGAGGGCTTGGAAGAAATTGACTCCTCTCTGCCTGACGAGAAGTCCATGGACACCAACGGCTTTGAGTGCATGGTAGACCAAGACGCAGAGCTTGACTCTCAAGAAAAGCCAACCGACACCTCAGATTCTCTCGCACCATCTTTCTCTGAGGAACCACACCAACCTAATCAGGACCCTCCATCCTCTATGTTCTCCAGCATAGCTGCTCAGGAGAACCACATGAAGAACCTCACCTTGGCTCTCAACCTGCAACGCCAAAGCGGCACTGCCTCGGAGTGTGATGGAGTGCCCCCCAAAGAGTCCCCATCAGCCGCCGAGTGCATCCGGGAGCATGAGTACCGGAATGGCTGCAGCCCTGACATCTCAGACTCGGTCTCTTTCCACTCCTCATCACCAGTCAACGCACTGGCTGCTGCCTACATGGCTAAGTCCCCCGAGTCAGCCATCCCTGAGGATTACACCCGGAATGAGCCTAGAACGGACTCTGACAGCAGCTCTCAGGATGCCAATGGAGCTCTGGACCTAACGGCACCCAGCTTTACCCAAAGAAACATCAAAGAAGAGCCTGGCCTACCCTTCACTAATAGAGAGTATG CTCCCAGCCATTTGCCTCCTTTTATGAGGGTGCCTCCCAGTCTGGTCAAACTGGAGAGGCAGATTCCCCCAGAGAGCTCAATGGGCATGGGCCCTCTATTTGTCTCCCAGATGCCTCAGGGAGTGGGAGGGCAGCCACGGGATGGCTCCAGTGCTCACCGTAGATCCAGCAAGCAGCATCTGTGTAACTCCTGTGGCAAAAACTTCTCCTCTGCCAGCGCCCTGCAGATCCATGAAAGGACCCACACTGGCGAGAAGCCCTTTGGCTGCACCATTTGTGGCAGGGCCTTCACCACTAAAGGCAACCTCAAG GTGCACGTTGGAACTCACATGTGGAACAGCTCTGCGAGGCGCGGCCAGCGCCTCTCTCTGGACAACCCCATGGCCCTGATGGCGATGAGCTCAGAGTCTGGCAACATGATGCCAGAGATGATGCCATCTCCCAGGGAACTGGGTCCTCCTCCGCCGATGAACTTCGACCAGTCTCTGTGGAGCCAGTACACTGCTGCTTTCACCAATGGCCTGTCCATGAAGACTAACGAGATCTCTGTGATCCAAAATGGCGGAATGCCTGGTAGCCTAGCCGGTGGTCCTACGGTCTGCTCTACTGGAGGCCTGATGGAAATGGATGGGTCCCACTCTGGCCTGCCTGCCACCATGGCAGAGATGGAAAGGAATGGCTCAGAGTGTGTGGCTAGATCTCAGTTCCAACATTTCATGGAGGAAGGGAAAATTGCAGTGAACTAG
- the LOC112221785 gene encoding sal-like protein 4 isoform X2, which yields MDEMKVCNKCCAEFIDEAEFLKHQNNCTKSHEMVIMKDGEGREVPDDFSQSDFQKDHSDCQSSSNTLSKSNAVSMERMEEEPKSNSEEQPSKQDQVEMSDSPRPEMSCHQHQASSKPQDSNVTLESMPGTKVAVTQHSSNSGLNNCKSPQASQEALQAIPVILEQLVALQQQQLQQIQLTEQIRIQVSMMAPQSLHSALGAAVDPLKALGVHLSQQLSAAAALIGKRTGNQSLSLESLKQGKLPLSNGIPTSLARGMGPMPFKADMLKGLPDMANHLPAILPHSTGSVVYQSPLTSLSSGMDPSKKVKSKIPNMPESKNGSGGDSMYKHKCKYCGKTFGNDSALQIHLRSHTGERPFKCNICGNRFTTKGNLKVHFQRHKEKYPYIRMNPHPVPEHLDNIPTSSGIPYGMSMPIEESNMVDMKPMLGLPSPGFHPSVLQGFKPSFDCFRSDPFSQRASSGGDCVSISSNMFNHEMGSDQDHQVSKELMGALHHMNGKGLPGDHNSSETAKLQQMVDGLEKRTNDPNECYICHRVLSCQSSLKMHYRTHTGERPYKCKICGRAFSTNGNLKAHYGVHRANTPLKMQHSCPICQKKFTNAVVLQQHIRMHMGGQIPNTPMPETQLEGLEEIDSSLPDEKSMDTNGFECMVDQDAELDSQEKPTDTSDSLAPSFSEEPHQPNQDPPSSMFSSIAAQENHMKNLTLALNLQRQSGTASECDGVPPKESPSAAECIREHEYRNGCSPDISDSVSFHSSSPVNALAAAYMAKSPESAIPEDYTRNEPRTDSDSSSQDANGALDLTAPSFTQRNIKEEPGLPFTNREYAPSHLPPFMRVPPSLVKLERQIPPESSMGMGPLFVSQMPQGVGGQPRDGSSAHRRSSKQHLCNSCGKNFSSASALQIHERTHTGEKPFGCTICGRAFTTKGNLKVHVGTHMWNSSARRGQRLSLDNPMALMAMSSESGNMMPEMMPSPRELGPPPPMNFDQSLWSQYTAAFTNGLSMKTNEISVIQNGGMPGSLAGGPTVCSTGGLMEMDGSHSGLPATMAEMERNGSECVARSQFQHFMEEGKIAVN from the exons ATGGATGAGATGAAGGTCTGCAACAAATGTTGTGCTGAATTCATCGATGAGGCGGAGTTTTTAAAACATCAGAATAATTGCACTAAAAGTCATGAGATGGTCATCAtgaaagatggagaggggagagaagtacCAGATGACTTCTCACAGAGTGACTTTCAGAAAGACCACAGTGACTGCCAGTCCAGCAGTAATACTCTGTCAAAGTCCAATGCAGTGTCTATGGAAAGGATGGAGGAAGAACCAAAATCAAACAGTGAGGAACAACCATCCAAACAAGACCAGGTGGAGATGTCTGACAGTCCCAGGCCTGAGATGAGTTGCCATCAGCACCAAGCCTCATCCAAACCCCAAGATTCAAATGTCACCTTGGAGTCCATGCCTGGCACCAAAGTGGCTGTCACTCAGCACTCATCGAACAGTGGTTTGAACAACTGCAAGTCTCCACAGGCCTCCCAGGAAGCCTTGCAAGCCATCCCTGTGATCCTGGAACAGCTAGTGGCcctccagcagcagcagctccagcAGATCCAACTGACTGAGCAGATCCGTATCCAAGTGTCAATGATGGCTCCACAGAGCCTCCACTCGGCCCTAGGGGCAGCAGTCGACCCCCTCAAAGCCTTAGGAGTTCATCTCTCCCAGCAGCTCTCTGCTGCAGCAGCCCTGATCGGCAAGAGGACTGGCAACCAGAGCCTCTCGCTAGAGTCCCTCAAACAGGGTAAACTACCTCTGTCCAATGGCATTCCCACCTCACTGGCTCGAGGCATGGGGCCGATGCCCTTCAAAGCCGATATGTTGAAGGGGCTCCCAGACATGGCCAACCACCTACCAGCGATACTGCCTCATTCAACAGGCTCTGTGGTCTACCAAAGTCCCCTCACTAGCCTCTCATCAGGGATGGATCCCTCTAAGAAAGTAAAGAGCAAGATCCCAAATATGCCTGAGTCTAAAAATGGGTCTGGTGGCGACAGCATGTACAAGCACAAATGTAAATACTGTGGGAAAACGTTTGGGAATGACAGCGCACTCCAGATCCATTTGCGCTCGCACACTGGAGAAAGACCATTTAAATGTAACATATGTGGAAACCGTTTCACAACCAAAGGAAACCTCAAAGTGCATTTCCAAAGACACAAGGAGAAGTACCCTTACATCAGGATGAACCCACATCCTGTGCCGGAACACCTTGACAACATTCCCACCAGCAGCGGCATCCCCTACGGCATGTCAATGCCCATTGAAGAATCCAACATGGTGGACATGAAGCCAATGCTCGGCCTCCCATCTCCAGGTTTCCACCCATCAGTACTGCAGGGGTTCAAGCCTTCATTTGATTGTTTCAGGAGTGACCCGTTCTCCCAAAGAGCGTCATCGGGAGGTGACTGCGTGTCAATTTCCTCAAACATGTTCAATCACGAAATGGGCTCTGATCAGGACCACCAGGTATCTAAAGAGCTAATGGGAGCGCTGCATCACATGAATGGCAAAGGCCTTCCTGGCGACCACAACAGCTCTGAAACTGCCAAACTACAGCAAATGGTGGATGGACTGGAAAAGAGGACCAATGACCCAAACGAGTGCTACATCTGCCACCGGGTGCTCAGCTGCCAGAGCTCCTTGAAGATGCATTACCGTACGCATACGGGCGAGCGGCCCTACAAGTGTAAGATCTGTGGACGTGCCTTCTCCACCAATGGCAACCTCAAAGCTCATTACGGTGTTCATCGGGCAAACACGCCCCTCAAGATGCAGCACTCTTGCCCCATCTGCCAGAAGAAGTTCACCAATGCGGTGGTTCTTCAGCAGCACATCCGCATGCACATGGGAGGCCAGATCCCTAACACCCCCATGCCAGAGACCCAGCTCGAGGGCTTGGAAGAAATTGACTCCTCTCTGCCTGACGAGAAGTCCATGGACACCAACGGCTTTGAGTGCATGGTAGACCAAGACGCAGAGCTTGACTCTCAAGAAAAGCCAACCGACACCTCAGATTCTCTCGCACCATCTTTCTCTGAGGAACCACACCAACCTAATCAGGACCCTCCATCCTCTATGTTCTCCAGCATAGCTGCTCAGGAGAACCACATGAAGAACCTCACCTTGGCTCTCAACCTGCAACGCCAAAGCGGCACTGCCTCGGAGTGTGATGGAGTGCCCCCCAAAGAGTCCCCATCAGCCGCCGAGTGCATCCGGGAGCATGAGTACCGGAATGGCTGCAGCCCTGACATCTCAGACTCGGTCTCTTTCCACTCCTCATCACCAGTCAACGCACTGGCTGCTGCCTACATGGCTAAGTCCCCCGAGTCAGCCATCCCTGAGGATTACACCCGGAATGAGCCTAGAACGGACTCTGACAGCAGCTCTCAGGATGCCAATGGAGCTCTGGACCTAACGGCACCCAGCTTTACCCAAAGAAACATCAAAGAAGAGCCTGGCCTACCCTTCACTAATAGAGAGTATG CTCCCAGCCATTTGCCTCCTTTTATGAGGGTGCCTCCCAGTCTGGTCAAACTGGAGAGGCAGATTCCCCCAGAGAGCTCAATGGGCATGGGCCCTCTATTTGTCTCCCAGATGCCTCAGGGAGTGGGAGGGCAGCCACGGGATGGCTCCAGTGCTCACCGTAGATCCAGCAAGCAGCATCTGTGTAACTCCTGTGGCAAAAACTTCTCCTCTGCCAGCGCCCTGCAGATCCATGAAAGGACCCACACTGGCGAGAAGCCCTTTGGCTGCACCATTTGTGGCAGGGCCTTCACCACTAAAGGCAACCTCAAG GTGCACGTTGGAACTCACATGTGGAACAGCTCTGCGAGGCGCGGCCAGCGCCTCTCTCTGGACAACCCCATGGCCCTGATGGCGATGAGCTCAGAGTCTGGCAACATGATGCCAGAGATGATGCCATCTCCCAGGGAACTGGGTCCTCCTCCGCCGATGAACTTCGACCAGTCTCTGTGGAGCCAGTACACTGCTGCTTTCACCAATGGCCTGTCCATGAAGACTAACGAGATCTCTGTGATCCAAAATGGCGGAATGCCTGGTAGCCTAGCCGGTGGTCCTACGGTCTGCTCTACTGGAGGCCTGATGGAAATGGATGGGTCCCACTCTGGCCTGCCTGCCACCATGGCAGAGATGGAAAGGAATGGCTCAGAGTGTGTGGCTAGATCTCAGTTCCAACATTTCATGGAGGAAGGGAAAATTGCAGTGAACTAG